A region of the bacterium genome:
GCTTGAATCCGCTTATCCGCAAATTTACGAATCGCTGGGCGGATTTGCCGAATCCATGCGCGAAAAACTTGAGGAAATCGAAGAGCGGGCGGCGGATTTCGTGGAGCGACACGCAAAGGAGTTTATGTATTATTACCCGGAGTTTTTCATACCGGGAAAGAGGTTCATTAAAGGCAAATTAATTGAAAAGGAGTTCTTGAAAAGCCTTCCCGCTCCGGTCAGGGCGGAGGTTTTTTATCGAATTTTCAAATCGGAAAAACTGAAATTCGGATACCGGAAAATGGCGGAAATAAACGCGTTGCTGTCCGCGCCCGCGGGTCGATTTGGCCCGGAGCGGATTGAATCCACAAAATCGCATTTATTTATCCCTTTCCTCGGCGCCGAGTTGGATTGGATTGAAATCCGCAATCCGAGGGACAGCTTCTTTTTCAACGGCGGGGATGTTTTTTCACTGCTCAAACCCGGGAAGCCGAAATTGCTTGAATCCGCTTCGGGCACTGTTCTGGCAGATATAATCCGGAAAAATAAAAGCGACCACTTTCAAGCACCGAATTACAAATTCATTCACGGCAAGTCCGGAAATGAAGAAGGGCCGATGGGGGTTGTCAGGACTTATGAGGGGGACGACTACAAACGGAAAATCAGGGCGCTGTTTGAATTCGAAAAGTTCAATCGCAACCCCGTACTCGTCGCTCCCGTCGGGGAGGCCGTTCCGCCCTTAAGATTCGTACCCGTAGGCGGACTTACAATTCCATTGCAGGGAAAAGGGCGCGGACACAAGGATCTCCGCCAACATTACATCGAGGCAGGTGTTCCACCGAGCGTGATTGACGAGATAAGAGTTCTCGCCGATTCACAGGGGCAGCTTTTGTGGTGTCCGGCGGCGGGTTCGTACCGAAAAAGCGTTGACTGGAGATGCGCGGCGAACGCCTCCAAGCTCGTGCTGCTTTTGGTGTTCCTTGATCAGAGATTCCCAAAGCCAGACAGCCTCTAGAGCTATAATCACTCCCCCTTCACGGAGGCATTATGAAACGTCGTCTGCGCTTCGCCTTGATTCATTTCCGCCGCCCATCGGCCGCCGTAATGCGGCTTGTGGTTATTTCGTTTGCGGCATGCTTTCTGGCCGCCTTGCCCGCTTACGCCGATCCCGCGCCTTCAGCCGAGCACAAGCGCCCGTTGACGCTGGATGCCGCGTTCGGCAAGCCGTACATCAACGGGCAGCTTCCCGGCACAATTCACATATCGCCAGACGACAAGTGGATCGCATGCACCTGGGCGGACGACGCGCGCGGCTACACCGAAATATGGCTGTTCTCCCCCGGAGGCGAAACCAGGCGAAAGCTGACCGAAACCAAGGAAAAGCGCCGGGCCGAGCTTATCAAGGAAAACGAAGAGATCGAAGACGAAGACGACAGGCTGACTGACGATGAAATAACCGAAAAGCTTGAACGCGAAAGAAATTTCGGCCAGCTTGAATGGGACCCCGATGGAAGAGGACTTTGGTTCGTCTATCGAGGCGACCTGATGCGAATAGACGCATTCCCGGAAGGCGGCGCGATACCGCCTATGGAAAAAATATTGCACACCGGAAGCTGGGTGGGAGCGATAAAATTCAGCGAGGATGGCCGGTATCTGGGCATCGGCCTCGCTGGCGAAATCTGGATTCGAAACCAAAAAACCGGCGCGCTTTGGCAGCTCACCACCGACGCGGCGGGCACCAAAACCAACGACGGGCTGTATTGGAGCAAGTCCGGGCGCTATCTGGCATTTACACAAAGCGACTGGAGCAATACCCGTACTACGTACATGGCGGACTTCA
Encoded here:
- the tilS gene encoding tRNA lysidine(34) synthetase TilS, with the protein product MPKPTIDFEFLARLVFDSLPNNPPGLIIIGYSGGPDSTALLYACARLRDKWEKFTDRGMPKPDFVAAHLDHGLRPESGADAQHCKKAAEALGFEFELGKTDLKLYHRPSKGGKETDARNARRVFWLDVIRRRTAVAEGGFHLDTDENELKELLEDFDEDEIGGEGCVAVLLAHTLNDQAETVLMNIARGAGYRGASGMRKCSFLAQFTKSAGCHAVDTVTAHIVRPFLELRREQIESLLRNDGIEYLVDSTNDDPEYGPRNKIRLNVLPALESAYPQIYESLGGFAESMREKLEEIEERAADFVERHAKEFMYYYPEFFIPGKRFIKGKLIEKEFLKSLPAPVRAEVFYRIFKSEKLKFGYRKMAEINALLSAPAGRFGPERIESTKSHLFIPFLGAELDWIEIRNPRDSFFFNGGDVFSLLKPGKPKLLESASGTVLADIIRKNKSDHFQAPNYKFIHGKSGNEEGPMGVVRTYEGDDYKRKIRALFEFEKFNRNPVLVAPVGEAVPPLRFVPVGGLTIPLQGKGRGHKDLRQHYIEAGVPPSVIDEIRVLADSQGQLLWCPAAGSYRKSVDWRCAANASKLVLLLVFLDQRFPKPDSL